ACATCTTTATCTGTTCAGGATAACGTCCATAAGGCTGATGCGCGGACAGCATGTCATTATAGGCGGTGATGATACCGATGTTCATCGCATGTCCGCCGCGAATAACAGGCTTGTCATCGCCGCTTGCCGCAAAACCGTGTGCCAGGTTTCCGCAAGACAGCGTAGGCCGATTGACGCCAGCGTCGCGTGCCCGCGCGATCAGATCAAGATAAGCGGTCCGGCCCTGCCTAGACCTCTCTATGATGCGTTTAGTGACTGCATCGACGACGGGGTTCAACTCATTCATGCCAGCTTACTCCATCACGCTCGACCAGCGCTATCGCGGCATTGGGCCCCCATCCCCCCGCACCATAATTTTTGGGCTTCAACCCGGTTTCCGACCACAAGCCGCGAATTGCATCGACCCAAGTCCATTGCGCTTCCACCTCGTCGCGACGCACGAACAGCGTTTGGTCGCCCTCGATAAGGTCCAGCAGCAGCCGTTCATAAGCAATACGGCGGCGCGAAGCCGCAAAGGCGGCGGTCAGCGACAGATCCAGCGGCACCTCGCGCAGCGTGACGCCGCCACGATCAAGCCCGGGCTCTTTCGCCATGACCAGCAATCGGACATATTCTTCCGGCTGCAAACGGATGACCAGCGTATTCGCCTCAAGGCGCCCGCCACGCTCCCGAAAGATATTGTGCGGCACGGGCTTGAACCGGATCACAATTTCGCTGCGCCTTTCGGCCAGTCTTTTACCGGTGCGTAGATAAAAGGGTACGCCCTGCCAGCGCCAGTTATCGACAAAGGCCTTGATCGCTACAAAGGTTTCGGTGTCGGACGCCTTGCCAAGATCGCTATCATAGCTCTCGACCGCAGTTCCGTTGACGGCACCCGCGCCATATTGGCCCGTCACGACATCACCTTCCGCAACGGTGCGAAGCGAGCGCAACACCTTCACCTTTTCGTCGCGGATCGCGGTCGCATCCAGATTGGCGGGCGGCTCCATCGCGGTCAGGGCAAGCAGCTGCAGCATGTGGTTTTGCACCATGTCACGCAACGCGCCGGTATCTTCATAAAAGCCGGCACGCCCTTCCAAACCAACGGTTTCGCTGACCGTGATCTGGACATGCTCGATCGCGTTTGCGTTCCACAAGGGTTCGAAAAGCATGTTCGCAAAGCGCAGCGCCATCAGGTTCTGCACCGTTTCCTTGCCCAGATAATGGTCAATCCGGAAGGTGCGGCTTTCGGGAAAAACGGCGTTGACTGCATCGTTGATCGACTGGCTTGAGGCCAAATCATTGCCCAGCGGCTTTTCAAGACCGATCCGCACATTATCGCCGGCAAGCCCAGCACCATGCAGCCCCTTGATCGTCGGTTCAAAAAGAAAGGGTGCTGTCGAAAGGAAAATTGAAAGCCCGCCGGATATATCGCCAATCTTCTCTGCCAACCCGGCAAACCCTTCCGGCCGGGATGCGTCGAGCGGCTGGTATTTCAGGCGGGTCAAAAAGGCGTCGATCTTGCCTTCATCTTTGCGATCATCCGGCAGGAATTCGCAAAGCGCTTCGCGGGCGAAGGCGCGAAAGCTGTCATCATCATGCTCGCTTCGCGCGGTGCCGAAAATGCGCAACGCCGGCGCGATCAGTTCGTCAGAGTGCAAGGCATAAAGCGACGGCAGCAACATGCGCCGCGCCAGATCGCCCGTGGCGCCGAACAGCAGCAACGTCTCGCTATGCTGGCTCATACACTTGTCTCCCGCGAACATGACCGCGCGCCTTCGACAACCATATTGATGCGAAGTCAAATGACTAGGCGGCAAGCGACCGGTTTATTCGTATGTCACCAGCCTGCGCTGATCGTCCATACCCATAGATACCAGCAACGGATCGCTTGACTGGCGCGACTGAAAATCCGCCTTCCCCTTCAGATCGCGCCATCCGCATGCAATCAACGCCTGCGCCACGGGTGCGCCCAGCGTCGTGCCGGGCCCCAAAATGGCAATCTTGTCCGGGCAATATTCCTGCGCGGCGACTTGCACGGCGCGGGTGAAATCATAGGGACGGTTAATCTGCGCGCCGAGCGTATAATCGTAGATAGCAGCCGGATCGAATGCCTTTGGCGACCAGATTTTTCCTGTGCCGTCAATCGCAGGAACCGCACCCTGGTCAAATGCCGCAACCGGATTGGCCGCCCTAGCCATCGGTACGATATGATCCAGCAAGGGCGAATGGAAGGCGGCGTGATAGTTCAGCTTCAGCGGAAAGCGATCATCCTTTGGGAGCCGATCCATCAGCCATTTGAGGCCCGCATCGTCGGCTGCAAACACGATCATCGCGCCGAGGCGGATCGAAACATAGATTTTGCGCGCGGCAGCCCCTGCTTCGGCAATCACCTCTGCAACTATAGCCGCTTTTGCCGGATCGATCCGCCAGTCGGCATCGGCCAATGACCAGACAAGTTGTCCACCCTGCCCGTTTTCGTGCATCAACCCGCCCATATTGTTGACGAGCCGGGCACCGGCATCAAGATCGACCACGCCGGCGCAGGCAAGCGCCAGATACCAGCCCATCGAATTGCCCGTCACCGCAACCACTTCAAAGCGCTCACGGTCGATCGCGGCAAAATCTGCCAATGCGCAAGCATAGATAAGAAGCGACGCATTATCGCCGGGCATATGCAGCGACGGGCTGTATTTCTCTGCCCCGTCGAGTTGCGAAATGGTCGGTTGGCCTTGCGATGCGCGATAGGCATCGAGCCGGGCAACAAGTTCACCACCGCCGCCATGGTGGCGCCGCAAATAGCCTAATTCAGATGCGTTATAGGTTCCGCGACCGGGACAAACGACGAGCAGTTTCTCTTTCATTTGCCTGCCGCCTTCAGTGCAGCCTCAATGATCGTCGCCTTGCTGGGCAAGGTCAACTCGGCTGCAGGGCCAAGCGCGATGAAGCAGTCGTCGGCGGTCAGGCGGCTGGTATCATTCCCCCGGCCTGCCTCAGCAAGGATGGTCATCAGTTTTTCCGACGGGCTGCCCGCGCGGCGGCATTCGTCAACGATCAGGATATTCTTTGCCGGGGCAACCGCTGCGACGATTTCTGCCTCATTAAGCGGATGCAACCAGCGCAGATCGATAATGCGCAGATCGATGCCCTGGGCACGCAACTCTGCCTCTGCCTGACGGCTTAAATAATAACCATTTCCATAGCTTATGATCGCAAGTTCGGTGCCGTTACCATGCATTCCGATCTGGCCCAAACCGATCTGCTTCGCATCAGAAGGCGCGACATAATCTGCCGTCCATCCGCCATCGCCGGTGAGCAGATCGGTTGTGTGATAAAGGGCGATCGGTTCAACAAACACGATCACGCGGCCATCCTCATGCGCCAGACGCACACATTCGCGCAGCATCGCCGGGGCATCGGCGGCGCAGCTTGGCACGGCGACAATGATACCCGGAATATCGGTCAGCACCGCAAGGCTGTTGTCATTGTG
This portion of the Sphingobium sp. genome encodes:
- a CDS encoding ACP S-malonyltransferase is translated as MKEKLLVVCPGRGTYNASELGYLRRHHGGGGELVARLDAYRASQGQPTISQLDGAEKYSPSLHMPGDNASLLIYACALADFAAIDRERFEVVAVTGNSMGWYLALACAGVVDLDAGARLVNNMGGLMHENGQGGQLVWSLADADWRIDPAKAAIVAEVIAEAGAAARKIYVSIRLGAMIVFAADDAGLKWLMDRLPKDDRFPLKLNYHAAFHSPLLDHIVPMARAANPVAAFDQGAVPAIDGTGKIWSPKAFDPAAIYDYTLGAQINRPYDFTRAVQVAAQEYCPDKIAILGPGTTLGAPVAQALIACGWRDLKGKADFQSRQSSDPLLVSMGMDDQRRLVTYE
- the zwf gene encoding glucose-6-phosphate dehydrogenase produces the protein MSQHSETLLLFGATGDLARRMLLPSLYALHSDELIAPALRIFGTARSEHDDDSFRAFAREALCEFLPDDRKDEGKIDAFLTRLKYQPLDASRPEGFAGLAEKIGDISGGLSIFLSTAPFLFEPTIKGLHGAGLAGDNVRIGLEKPLGNDLASSQSINDAVNAVFPESRTFRIDHYLGKETVQNLMALRFANMLFEPLWNANAIEHVQITVSETVGLEGRAGFYEDTGALRDMVQNHMLQLLALTAMEPPANLDATAIRDEKVKVLRSLRTVAEGDVVTGQYGAGAVNGTAVESYDSDLGKASDTETFVAIKAFVDNWRWQGVPFYLRTGKRLAERRSEIVIRFKPVPHNIFRERGGRLEANTLVIRLQPEEYVRLLVMAKEPGLDRGGVTLREVPLDLSLTAAFAASRRRIAYERLLLDLIEGDQTLFVRRDEVEAQWTWVDAIRGLWSETGLKPKNYGAGGWGPNAAIALVERDGVSWHE